ttaatgaaatttatcctggtgaactcactttaaataaagctaatactaacaatgaccactgcccttttctcgatcttgatatctatatcactaacggaaagctgaatactaaaatttatgataaaagggatgatttttcatttcctatcgttaattatccgtttttagatggtgacgttcccttgtcaccatcttacggtgtttatatatctcaacttgtacgattcgctcgtgtatgtaacaatgttttagattttaacgagagaaatttatgtattactgaaaaattattacaccagggttttcgatatcacaaactagtcaaaacatttactaaattttatcatcggtataaagacatcattcgtaaatatagctcaacatgcagactttttatacgttcaggtatttcacatccaattttttatggaaatattctttataaagcacaaaggtgtcagtattcacctcataaacttacaaaacctttgaatagacttattaagaagggatataattacgatactgttgtcaagtcattaaagattgcatattttggcgttaatattgagtcactgataaggtctttgcgtcggaactaacacatttattctaaaacagttgttggcatgacacgggttatgttcttctcatatatgttatgatggtatgatactaaaccccttacgggaaggattgtgcctgatgttcatatgatgaaatcataatctttcagtcagtttaattgaagtctggagctggcatgtcagttaactgctagtagtctgttgttatttatgtattattgtcattttgtttattttctttggttacatcttctgacatcagactcggacttctcttgaactgaattttaatgtgcgtattgttatgcttttacttttctacactggttagaggtatagggggagggttgagatctcacaaacatgtttaaccccaccgcatttttgcgcctgtcccaagtcaggagcctctggcctttgttagtcttgtattatttaaattttagtttcttgtgtacaatttggaaattagtatggcgttcattatcactgaactagtatatatttgtttaggggccagctgaaggacgcctccgggtgcgggaatttctcgctacattgaagacctgttggtgaccttctgctgttgtgtttttttattttggtcgggttgttgtctctttgacacattccccatttccattctcaattttacatatgaACTTAGAAAACTATGCAGGattgaaaatgcaaaattttggATTATAGAGAGACAACAACTCGTTGATGCAAGAACAATGGATAGTAAACTCTTAtttcaacttataaaaaaacaaagaggGAAATTAAATCGATTCATTGATGAACTTCAATTTGGTGAATCTAACCTGAAAGGTGACAACAATATTCTTGGAGGATGGAAGACCCATTTCGAAAACTTAGCAAAAGAATCAAATCCTATGAATTTTGATCAAGACTACTTTCAGTTAGTTGACGCTGAATATCATCAAATTATACAGATATGTCTAGTTGCCTACAAACATGAAGGAGTAACTACAGAAGAATTACAAAATGCTCTAAATAAGCTAAATAGAAACAAGTCTGCTGATATATTTGGTATTACTGCAGAATGCCTTCTTTTCGGCGGTGAAAAACTTGATAGTATATTGCTTAAAGTAATCAACGCATCATTTCAGCACTgccatatttcaaataatttgaaaattggtacTCTTACACCAATCTTTAAGAATAAAGGAGacatatcaaattcaaaaaattatagAGGCATTACCATTACTCCATCAATGTCTAAAATAATAGAAACCATACTCAAACTACGAATTAATCCAAACATACTGGAAGATCAAAACCCTCTTCAACGTGGTTTTACCAAAAATACGGCTCCTCTTATAGCATCTCTAATCATGGAGGAATTCAAAAGAGAAAGTAAAGACTTGAATAAACCAACAATATACGGAATGCTAGACGCTAAATCTGCTTTTGATGTAGTACGACATACAAACCTAATCAGAAAGCTATATCATTTAGGCATTTCAGAACAGTGCATTTTAATGATTGATAACATATACAAAGACGCTACGTCTAAAATTAAATGGAAAGGAAATACATCGGATGCATTCAACATTGAGCAAGGTGTAAGGCAAGGAGGAACATTAAGTGCCGATTTATACAAAGTTTATGTAAACCAGCTGTTGAATAATTTTGTAGAGTCTAAACTTGGTGGAAAAATAGGATCAATAAGTTGCTGTGCCCCCACCTGTGCAGACGATATAGCAATAGTTGGAAATAACCCATTCGACATACAAGTTCTCATAAATATGGCATATGACTACAGCCAACGAGAAGGCTATCTTCTACAACCTgaaaaaaagtgttattttaCCGATTAAAACTAACAGTAAAGTAGCATTTACAGAAGATACTTGGTTGATGAATAACAATCCAATGCCAATTGTCACCAAAACACCACATATTGGTATACAAAGGGATGCAACCGATTCAGCAGGTAGCACCATAGAGGCAAATCTTAAAAAAGCCAGAAGATCTTTATACAGTTTTATGCACACTGGTTTACACGGAGAAAATGGCCTAGACCCAATATCTGCAATAAGTATGctacaaacatttatatttccaaTTATGTTTTATGGATTAGAAATTTTACTGCCTACTggaaaaaatatagatttaatatcaaaacagtataaaagaataataaagcAGATCCTCTCTTTACCCGTCAATGTAGCTGACCCAGCAATTTACGTAATATCTGGCTTGCTACCTGCTGAAGCAGTCATACACAAAAAGGCACTCATCTTATTCGGAAGTATATGCAGAGCTGGATGCACCTCCACTGAATGGAAAATCGCTGAAAGACAATTAGGAATTAAATGCATTAAAAGCAACAGTTGGTTTATTGCTATCAAagctatatttttgaaatatgaaattggTGATCCATACATGTGTCTATTTGATACGACTATGTCCAAAATGCAATGGAAGAATTTGGTGAAACAGAAAGTCAATATTTATTGGTCAAATCGAATTAAAcaagaaattacattgttttCATCTCTAGAACATCTTGGAGAAATTTTTACTATTGGAAAATGTCACCCAATAGCAAAAACTATATCAGTCAATATAAGAGACATATCTAGAATACCAGTCCGACTTAAAATCTTAACTGGAACCTACATTATTCAGACAAAAAGGGCTGTGTTCAATAAAGCTATACCAGATGGTACCTGTATGATGTGCAAAAAGAAACTATGAATCATTTCCTGTTGATTTGTGAAGAACTAGAATGCATACGAAAACCACTTATGTTAGAAATAATAAACATTAGCAGTATGATTTTTGCCAAACATAAAGTAGATGCTGCAATTCATATAACAACAGTAATAGTCAACCCATATTTTTATTGCACACAGTTGAATTCACAAGCTCTTATATCAGACATTGATACTCAACTAGAACCATTATGCAGAAGCTTGTGCTATAAATTACATGCTAGAAGATATCAGTTACTGGACATTTCAAAGAAGtcaaaaactgttaaataaCATATTCCTTGTTGAGGACTGATCGCATCTTGGTACTTCCCCGTttccctaaaaaaaatatatatatattttcatgcttatggataacttttttttttctttttttttccccCAGATAGTATAAATTATTTCATCTAGAgggataaattatttttaaatagtataaattatcacatttaggttttttttctttaatacattagtaatcattttaactttttcaaaatccttGTGATACTCAATTCATAGCAGATAAGTGACAGTGACAGTGTGCTTAGAGGACATTTAGCTTAAAAAGCAGATGAagctttctttcttttttttttgtgtgtgtgtaaaTAAACCttgacaatttgttttattggtggaggattGTCCCTCAGTATGTGGTCTGTAAAGAACTGTCCATTTATAAAATAGTACCGTCGAATAGTAGAATTGGTGTAGCGTATCTTTTGCTGACACCAGCCCACACATGAACCTTAAGAGGATGTTTTGGGTCGTTGTCCATTTGAAAGCGATGTTCGGTCCGGAAATTCCGTCTGACGTACAACAGGAAGGTGTCCCGCAGGATGTGGTCTGTAAAGAACTGTCCATTTATAATACCGTCGAATATTAGAATTGGTGTAGCGCATCTTTTGCTGATACCAGCCCACACATGAACCTTAAGAGGATGTTTTGGGTCGTTGTCCACTTGGAAGCGATGTTGGTCCGGAAATTCCGGCTGACGTACAGCAGGAAGGTGTCCCGCAGGATGTGGTCTGTAAAGAACTGTCCATTTATAATACCGTCGAATATTAGAATTGGTGTAGCGCATCTTTTGCTGATACCAGCACACACATGAATCATAAGAGAATGTTTTGGTTTTGGAAGTGATGGTCTGACTTGATCAAATCGTCTGTAGATGTAAACTTTATTCTGATGGAGCTGAACAGTACACTCATCACTGAAGATCATATCGTGAAACTGGTCATTGTTCTCTACTAACATATTGCAAAATGCTACCCTCTTCTTTTTGTTGATGTGTCGTACCATCTGGCAATACCTTGGTTTGGTACACGTGAAGCCTGCGTGGACTATGGCTCTTTTTGTCGTAGACAGACTGACCTTAGACCCTTCAAGTAGAAGCCTTTTGTGAAGAGTTCTACTGGATGTGCACGGTTCTGaagataatgttctttttacAAACTGTACATCGGCTCTTGTTAGCGTCACTACTATAGGGGGCTCTATGTCCCCcatgataaataattataacCCCCACTATATACATTCTTATCGCAACACCATCTAtcattacataatatatatcaCCACTTTTTGAACTTTAAGAAAATCCTATTACATACTTTTCAACATTGAGAGAGTTAGGATGATATGGTTTAATACATgtagaaaataaaagtataaatgatattttctcTCAGatattttacagtgtaatttatttgtgaatatttgtgaaataaattagGTATGCATATATTATTagtgttgttttttgtaaactATATCTAGTTTTTTACTAATAAACCCCTTTACATGTTATAAAGTTAAATGAAATCAGATATTATATACAGgtataacatttgataaaaactcTCTACATAGCCTGTCAAgataactttatttatataaagacatcaaataaaagaatctatacattttattacacaaatgtataatacaaaattaattcaacaacaaatgtctttagatatttaaaaaaaacatatatatggtTTGTCCCTCTTCTAATGTTAACTGTTTAATTCTTCAGACATTAAATCCCTTTTGCgggattttaattgttttttaaatacaatgtcACTATTCAGTTTCATTTTATTCCGTTCCATCAATTCAGCCTGGTACATAATTTTAACAGCCATATcgtctattttcttttttaggaGGTCTTCCAAATGAGTAATCACAGCTATTTCTGAATacctaaaaaaatacatttaaattataaatattcagtgaattattattatcattatcaaatattgaactgaattcaaaataagaatagttagttgttatattgtaaaaatatcatatagtATGCTAATCAATTtccttgtttgaattgttttacattgtcatggtgggaccttttatagctgaccatgtgATAGGGGCTTTGCTCATTCTTGAAGATCATATGgctacctataattgttaatttctgtgttatttggtcttttgtggagagttgtctcatgggcaatcatactgcatcttcttttttataataagaGATTCAGTCTATTCAGTTTCATTATCTATATTGTAATGATTAAGAACAATTATAATAAcagtaatgaaaaattattaaataccTTGTCTGAACATCATTGCTTGAGACTCTTGTTTCATCATTGCTGCTCCTTCCATAATAAATTAAATCTGATTATACCTGGAAAAAAAACCTCCAGTAATtactataattaaaaatacaataatgtcaacaggaaaaaaaatacacacacacactataatttaaattaagaaaCCAATctctaaaaaaataagataaacaggagaaaatgttacaaaattcaaatgaaacaagtataacatgtacaagGATGACATAAAGCTCAAGGATGTTCAAAATGAAACTGGAGGTACACAGTACTAACACTGTTACAATCAATGCTTTTACTACAATCATTGAAGactttttagataaaatattttatatttataaaagtagcatttttgaaaaatctaaGTGTAAAAAGAATAGTTTTAGTACTTACAATATCTTCTATCTGTTGACCTGTGCTGTTAAAAAGAAagtaatgtatattttatacaaaaatgttacaTAATTAATAAGTAACTGTAAAATCTAAGATTTACAGATCTTCTAATTGACCCTTTTAAACAATAGATATGAATCTTTACataacaaataattatgtaaaCTACATAATAGTTTGGAACTTCCCactaaattattgttttatcatttttacatcttttgaGGTTTATCAATTTACACATCTTTTACATAGACTGTTATGAAAAACAAAGACCATATATTAAAATAGTGTTACTATTACAAATTGTTATGTTAAATGATATGTTAGATTAATATCTAAGATGCTTTTCAGTCTGTAGGTTTCCATCATAGACCTTTCCTACTAGACCATGGATTCTGTTGTAACTAATGGTTATGTAAtacatagacaataactgtttagtgtctttaaatatcagctgtatttgtacgaggctaggaaacaatgtgtatgcgagcttttagcgagctacttcacctgtttcgagccgagtacaaatacagctgatatttaaagacactaaacagttattgtctttatcctgcaattaattctgtaaattgtttgtgttttgaaaaacacaaaaaacttacatatttagcatttattttcgatttgttatcccttgaggcccgcgtagtaatatcaaaatcacacattacGCTGAAGATGGATTCgcaaaaaaagaatctcgaatggtcaataataatacatcgctcaaggtgaaaaaatatatattttaacataacaactaatttcaacagtaaaaattaaaaacaaaacattgtccaatttgaaacagaagtgtacgagttgtcctacgcttcagacttgactttcactaaacatgcatgctgaaattgacatggctgattttgtaacacaatcatacacattcaagttttgaaatcgacaattttcatcgtcattggaatgcaagtggaatacacattctgaggtcacacaggttcaaacaatactcagtccggcagtgggcggagcttagaagcgatatctgtatagtatacagatacagcatagcgatatctgtagggctgtatctgtatagtaggacacccaattgcaggataaaatataatgttcaCTAGTTAGTTACTGAAAATAGGCAAATTtagatattgtttttaatatgtCAGAACAATTTACTAcactttaaaatgaataaaatgtttaGTGTTGGAATCtatgattttaaataacaatataaagaatattttacaAGACTTCTTATGACAAACAACCTCATAATTGTCAAtaggggggtgggggggggggggggaagaaTGAAGAATTGTATGAAATGAGCAATCCAAAATATGAAGTGATGGTaggttttataaaatgtatatggGGGAAAAAAACACTGTATTAATACTCTTAGTACATAGGACTTAGGATTCAACTAAATGTACACAGGAGAAATTATGTGGATAAAACAAATGCTTAAAATGATATATctggaacattttttttttattatataaaatttactcCTCTCAATGTGGAGTACTGCAATTGTGAACAGTATTACAATAATggatgacattttaaaaaaaatattcaatgttaTATCAGGTTATTGATACATTTTCATTTACagattttaatcaaaattgtaTGAATAACCCTAGTATTTACCTATATGTATACGAATGAAAATCATGTCCTTAACCGTAACCTTTTGGTACTTAGTGTTTACAGAGAACAGTAAGTTTTTCTATATCGAATCTTCTAACGTAAGAAGGTAACTCGAGTGTCATGGAgttggatttattttcttttataatatatatatatataatccgaaattgaattaatattttatttacaacacATAAGAATAATTACAACgggttttttttccttcttattAACTGAAACAACTAGTGACATTCGATATTATCCCAACAGGTTCTCCATTCATCCCGACCTCTTTTCCGTTCtcttcaaaacaaaaatggcGTGGTTTCAAATTGTCTCAGTTCTATTCATCTTTATTACAACTACAAATGGTCAATGTCAGTATGACACAGCTTCGGCCTTTTGCTTCTGCAACAAGGAAGTTTATGTCAGGGAAGTGAGGATTGTAGAAGTGATGTCAGAAATTTGTGACTGTACTATACATCTGGTAGACTTCAATGAGCCCCCTACTGtagcaaacatgtttaacagaGAGTGTAGCTGGACATGCACAAATGAGACATGTGGTAGGTTTTTACATTAACACAGTTTCTTAtatgaagtaaaaaataatactgTCTGTGATTAAACTTTGTCCAAGAAAATATTACACATCAACCTACCAAAAGTTATGTAAATGttcaatttcaaagttttaaagaaaatcCACCTAAGACCATTCATTATGGTTTAAGCACAGCATAAGTTAAATACAGATCTTAATCAAACCTATTGTAGCTTATTTACACCTCAAAAACCCCTTGATtgattataacatgtatttcataaatttaacaGCTGTACTTTTGGTGGGAAAATGGACATTATGTTGTggttaacaaaataatgaaaactgtgtttattttcaaaagtctcatgggagaatatattatttatttttgaaccaCAATTTTAAGGACAGACAATGCATTATACGATTACGTCCAATATGTGCcaccaaagaaaataacaaaatataaagttcaCATGAAAATATCTGCTTTGACAGTACTATGTAATAACAAATTTATTGCACTGGTCAGTAGTAAGTcactttgctgatattcgtaagaagcatttcaatgtcaataatgtgtatgatttatttaataatgttccatttacaaatattgttgcttttttaaaagaaattggaatttattataaaatataaaaatgttattatatttaaatcgattttaatttttatcacgttattttactgttgatttttatttgtatataatcaatttgctttagtcaagaattttagtgttttgaaggaccttttgtcttattttaaaaatacgctttaaattgtaaaaatattcgaattagctctcgccgcgatatagcctttttgtgctaatgcggcgtaaagcaaccaacaatcaatcaaatcttttataatactttaaatgaattaaaatccAAAAATGGCCCCCCATACAATGATGTTAAAGGTGTTTTACTGGACAGAACTTATTTTTGACTTAATTCtatcgtaaaattttttttttctttctaacaGACAATTGGTTAGACAaccttttgtatatttttataaagacaaatttgtgttaaaaatgtgttttttttccagtACCTGACAACATATTAGAAGTGACAAGGAAGGAAAAAACACCCACCAAGCCTAGAAGTGTAACAACAACAGACCACGCAGAAGCATGGCCCACCACTAGGAATTCAACAACCAGTGATCTCAAAGAAGCATGGCCTACCACAACAGTCAGGGTGACCACAGACAGCAAAGAACCACATTCAGGTAATGATACAA
The nucleotide sequence above comes from Mytilus trossulus isolate FHL-02 chromosome 5, PNRI_Mtr1.1.1.hap1, whole genome shotgun sequence. Encoded proteins:
- the LOC134717840 gene encoding uncharacterized protein LOC134717840, coding for MIGGDFNENLLVTSNNKRSKYVPEFINECKLKTQNVGKTFIHSNGSDCTSIDYILYPEHFSDNILHLRRLEITSNISDHYPVCANIKFSYSMKTNQYIKSNNGQTVRKIDWQKIDKALYKQVLSDEIDKCDYTISDLLEIYKAVTNINNAVSRALTSIVPPPKGKKQRQQLVDARTMDSKLLFQLIKKQRGKLNRFIDELQFGESNLKGDNNILGGWKTHFENLAKESNPMNFDQDYFQLVDAEYHQIIQICLVAYKHEGVTTEELQNALNKLNRNKSADIFGITAECLLFGGEKLDSILLKVINASFQHCHISNNLKIGTLTPIFKNKGDISNSKNYRGITITPSMSKIIETILKLRINPNILEDQNPLQRGFTKNTAPLIASLIMEEFKRESKDLNKPTIYGMLDAKSAFDVVRHTNLIRKLYHLGISEQCILMIDNIYKDATSKIKWKGNTSDAFNIEQGVRQGGTLSADLYKVYVNQLLNNFVESKLGGKIGSISCCAPTCADDIAIVGNNPFDIQVLINMAYDYSQREGYLLQPEKKCYFTD